Proteins encoded within one genomic window of Alteribacter populi:
- a CDS encoding PrkA family serine protein kinase translates to MDILNKVQQYREEEEGLKWEGTFAEYLDILRERPEVAQTAHSRIYNMIKDAGVEEVDGKKHYRFFDNQIYGLEDALERLVEEYFHSAAKRLDVRKRILLLMGPVSGGKSTLVTMLKRGLEKYSKHENGAVYGIKGCPMHEDPLHLIPQHLRDEFKKETGIRVEGNLSPLNLMRLEKEYGGRIEDVMVERVIFSEDRRTGIGTFSPSDPKSQDIADLTGSIDFSTIAEYGSESDPRAYRFDGELNKANRGLMEFQEMLKCDEKFLWHLLSLTQEGNFKAGRFALISADEMIVAHTNEAEYKSFISNKKNEALHSRIIVMPIPYNLKVSEEERIYDKMIRESDISEVHIAPHALKIAAIFTVLTRLKESKKNGVDILKKMKLYDGENVEGFNTQDVEELKKEFQDEGMNGIDPRYVINRISSAIIRKQLTSINALDVLRSIKDGLDQHASISKEDRERYLNYISVARKEYDEIAKKEVQKAFVYSYEESAKTLMENYLDNVEAYCNKNKLRDPLTGEEMNPDEKLMRSIEEQIGISENAKKAFREEILIRISAYARKGKKFDYQSHERLREAIQKKLFADLKDVVKITTSTKTPDENQLKKVNEVIARLIEDHGYNSTSANELLRYVGSLLNR, encoded by the coding sequence ATGGACATTTTAAATAAGGTTCAGCAGTACCGGGAAGAAGAGGAAGGCCTAAAATGGGAAGGGACATTCGCGGAGTACTTGGACATATTAAGAGAACGCCCGGAAGTGGCACAAACCGCCCACTCCCGTATTTATAACATGATTAAAGATGCGGGTGTGGAAGAGGTGGATGGAAAAAAACACTACCGTTTCTTTGACAATCAAATTTATGGATTAGAGGATGCACTTGAAAGGTTAGTAGAAGAGTATTTTCACTCTGCTGCTAAAAGACTCGATGTCCGTAAACGAATTTTATTACTAATGGGTCCCGTAAGTGGAGGAAAGTCAACCCTCGTAACCATGTTAAAACGCGGCTTGGAAAAGTATTCAAAACACGAAAACGGCGCTGTCTATGGAATAAAAGGCTGTCCGATGCATGAAGATCCGCTTCATTTAATTCCGCAACATTTACGCGATGAATTTAAAAAAGAAACGGGTATACGCGTTGAAGGTAACTTGTCTCCATTAAACCTGATGAGACTGGAAAAAGAATATGGTGGGCGGATTGAGGATGTAATGGTTGAGCGAGTGATTTTCTCAGAAGACCGCCGAACCGGGATCGGAACGTTTAGTCCTTCGGATCCGAAGTCACAAGACATAGCAGATTTAACTGGAAGTATTGACTTTTCAACAATTGCCGAATACGGTTCAGAGTCGGACCCTCGGGCTTACCGTTTTGATGGAGAACTTAACAAAGCAAACCGTGGGCTCATGGAATTTCAAGAGATGTTAAAGTGTGATGAAAAATTTCTGTGGCATTTATTATCTCTTACTCAGGAAGGAAACTTTAAAGCAGGTCGATTCGCACTTATTTCAGCAGATGAAATGATCGTCGCGCATACAAACGAAGCTGAATATAAGTCGTTTATTTCCAATAAGAAAAATGAAGCGTTGCACTCTCGGATTATTGTGATGCCCATTCCTTATAACTTGAAAGTGAGTGAAGAAGAGCGGATTTATGACAAAATGATTAGAGAAAGTGATATTTCAGAAGTCCACATTGCGCCACACGCATTGAAAATTGCAGCGATCTTCACTGTGCTTACACGGCTAAAAGAATCGAAGAAAAATGGTGTGGATATCCTGAAAAAAATGAAGCTGTATGATGGAGAAAATGTCGAGGGCTTCAATACTCAGGATGTAGAAGAACTGAAAAAAGAGTTTCAGGATGAAGGGATGAACGGCATTGACCCCCGTTATGTGATTAACCGGATCTCCTCTGCGATTATCCGTAAACAGCTTACATCGATTAACGCGTTGGATGTACTACGTTCGATTAAGGATGGTCTTGACCAGCACGCATCGATTTCCAAAGAAGATCGAGAACGTTACTTGAATTACATTTCAGTAGCCCGAAAAGAATACGATGAAATCGCCAAAAAAGAAGTGCAAAAAGCGTTTGTATACTCATACGAAGAATCTGCCAAAACTCTTATGGAAAACTACCTTGATAACGTTGAAGCTTATTGTAATAAAAATAAGCTGCGTGACCCCCTTACCGGTGAGGAGATGAACCCGGACGAGAAGCTCATGCGCTCAATTGAAGAGCAAATTGGGATTTCGGAAAATGCGAAAAAAGCATTCCGTGAAGAGATCCTCATTCGTATCTCAGCCTATGCACGAAAAGGGAAAAAGTTTGATTATCAATCGCACGAACGATTACGCGAAGCGATTCAGAAAAAACTGTTCGCCGATCTTAAAGACGTCGTCAAAATCACGACATCTACGAAAACACCAGATGAAAACCAACTCAAAAAAGTCAACGAAGTCATCGCTCGTCTCATCGAAGACCATGGCTACAACTCCACATCCGCAAATGAACTGCTCCGCTACGTCGGAAGCCTGCTAAACAGATAA
- a CDS encoding exosporium glycoprotein BclB-related protein, with product MGTNNGIPGPPGPEGPGGPVGPPGASAIIPYTSGIPTTLTTVLGGVAGTTSLVGFGNSVPGVELVGDTIDLTGAGGTLLNFAFSVPREGTITSIAAYFSTTAALELVGSTVSITAQLFSSETPDNTFTPIPGASVTLDPPLSGLVTLGETSNGINSGLNIPVTPETRLLMVFSAEVTEGIDIATVVAGYASAGVSID from the coding sequence ATGGGAACAAATAACGGTATTCCTGGACCTCCTGGACCAGAAGGACCAGGAGGGCCAGTAGGACCTCCTGGTGCAAGCGCAATAATCCCTTATACATCAGGAATTCCTACTACACTTACTACAGTTTTAGGTGGAGTTGCTGGTACAACTAGTCTTGTTGGGTTTGGGAATTCAGTACCAGGTGTGGAATTAGTTGGAGATACTATAGACCTTACAGGGGCTGGCGGGACACTTCTTAACTTCGCGTTTTCCGTGCCCCGTGAAGGAACCATCACATCAATAGCAGCGTACTTTAGTACTACAGCAGCATTGGAGCTTGTTGGCTCAACCGTATCGATTACAGCTCAATTGTTTAGTTCTGAAACGCCAGATAATACCTTTACGCCAATTCCAGGAGCTTCAGTAACATTAGACCCGCCTCTTTCTGGTCTAGTAACGCTGGGGGAAACAAGCAATGGTATTAATTCAGGGTTGAATATACCGGTAACTCCTGAAACCCGTCTCTTGATGGTATTTTCTGCGGAAGTTACAGAAGGTATTGATATCGCTACAGTTGTTGCAGGGTATGCAAGCGCTGGCGTTAGCATCGATTAA
- a CDS encoding YheC/YheD family protein translates to MDDRWNRLPVAYNGYYNTSMYDYSIETEKLFAKQFSSKKSKMLLQMVKESGIGTAKILDGPLGTVAECSVDFGMDYNGMLWLIEVNGFPQKALYDDFPQKERERIFKNPILYSYYIANKKVDS, encoded by the coding sequence ATGGACGACCGCTGGAATCGTCTCCCGGTGGCTTACAATGGGTATTACAATACGAGCATGTATGATTATTCAATTGAAACGGAGAAGCTATTCGCAAAACAATTCTCTTCGAAAAAAAGTAAAATGTTGCTTCAAATGGTTAAGGAAAGTGGAATAGGAACAGCAAAGATCTTGGATGGACCATTGGGGACCGTAGCAGAATGCAGTGTTGACTTTGGCATGGACTATAATGGAATGCTTTGGCTAATCGAAGTAAATGGTTTCCCTCAAAAAGCGCTATACGATGACTTCCCACAAAAGGAGAGGGAAAGAATTTTTAAAAACCCCATTCTATATTCCTACTATATAGCTAATAAGAAAGTAGATTCCTAA
- the lepB gene encoding signal peptidase I: MSSKLGYSITEMDKSIKRKNWRLKFWSWAKTLAVVFIIIAMVRGFMFTNYVIHGQSMMPTINDGDRIIVNKIGYEISEPNRFDLIIFHVTEDTDYIKRVIGLPGDQIRYEKDILYINDEPHDEDFLNQFKEENGGGVLTDDFTLEDITGEMTVPQDHIFVLGDNRQNSIDSRQIGFVSMEHIVGRANMAYWPIQELRIF; the protein is encoded by the coding sequence ATGAGTTCCAAACTAGGATATAGCATAACTGAAATGGATAAATCTATAAAACGTAAAAACTGGAGGCTTAAGTTTTGGAGTTGGGCGAAAACATTAGCTGTTGTTTTCATTATCATTGCTATGGTTCGTGGTTTCATGTTTACGAACTATGTCATTCACGGGCAGTCGATGATGCCGACGATAAACGATGGCGATAGAATCATTGTCAATAAAATCGGTTATGAAATTAGTGAACCTAACCGCTTTGACCTGATTATATTCCACGTAACGGAAGATACCGATTACATTAAACGGGTGATTGGCTTACCGGGTGATCAGATTCGGTACGAAAAAGATATTTTATATATAAATGATGAACCCCACGATGAAGATTTTCTTAATCAATTTAAAGAAGAAAACGGCGGAGGAGTTTTAACTGACGATTTTACTCTCGAAGATATAACGGGAGAAATGACGGTTCCTCAGGACCATATTTTTGTGCTCGGTGACAATCGGCAAAACAGTATCGATAGCCGTCAAATTGGTTTTGTTTCAATGGAGCATATTGTCGGACGAGCAAATATGGCTTACTGGCCCATTCAAGAATTACGTATTTTTTAA
- a CDS encoding glycine betaine uptake BCCT transporter produces MKKLTIVFWAALIILLFIVGFGFIAPETLESVTGSMQMTITNTLGWYYLLVVTGFVIVCLFFVVSPYGKIKLGKPDDKPDYNYLTWFAMLFSAGMGIGLVFWGAAEPISHYMISSPTAEPGTDEAILESLRFTFFHWGVHAWAIYAIVALILAYFKFRKDAPGLISGTLEPILGKYSTGTSGHIVDIIAVTATVIGVASTLGFGAVQINGGLDYLLAIGNNFWIQLAIIAVVTVLFMISAYTGLNKGIKILSNVNLILASLLFIFMLIVGPTLYTLNFFTNTLGTYLQTLPSMSFRISPLSAEDREWINGWTIFYWAWWIAWSPFVGSFIARVSKGRTLREFVLGVLLVPSIVGFMWFSVFGGSAIFLEGNGIATISELATEEVLFGVFAEFPLGTLMSIIAILLISTFFITSADSGTFILGMQTTNGSLTPPRVVKLTWGVMLSATASILLYSGGLQALQNALIIAALPFSVIMLLMTFSLIKALRQEEKKPRKRKRNLQS; encoded by the coding sequence ATGAAAAAATTAACGATCGTATTCTGGGCAGCACTAATAATTTTACTTTTTATTGTAGGATTTGGATTCATTGCACCTGAAACTCTTGAAAGCGTAACAGGTTCCATGCAAATGACGATCACCAATACACTTGGCTGGTATTACTTATTGGTTGTAACTGGATTTGTAATTGTCTGTTTGTTTTTTGTTGTAAGCCCATACGGTAAAATTAAGCTCGGGAAACCAGATGATAAACCTGATTACAACTATCTCACCTGGTTTGCAATGCTTTTTAGTGCTGGTATGGGAATTGGCCTTGTCTTTTGGGGTGCTGCGGAACCTATTTCTCACTATATGATATCCTCACCTACGGCAGAACCTGGAACAGATGAAGCGATACTTGAATCTTTGCGTTTTACTTTTTTCCACTGGGGAGTTCATGCGTGGGCAATTTATGCTATCGTCGCCTTGATTTTAGCTTATTTCAAATTTAGAAAAGACGCTCCTGGGTTAATAAGCGGCACACTTGAACCTATTTTGGGGAAATATTCAACCGGAACATCCGGTCACATTGTTGATATTATTGCTGTTACCGCCACTGTCATTGGAGTAGCCAGCACACTTGGTTTTGGTGCTGTACAAATTAACGGTGGATTGGATTACTTATTAGCCATTGGTAATAATTTTTGGATTCAACTAGCTATCATCGCTGTCGTTACAGTGCTTTTCATGATTTCAGCTTACACGGGATTAAACAAAGGGATTAAAATATTAAGTAATGTAAATCTGATCTTAGCTTCGCTTTTGTTTATTTTTATGCTCATTGTCGGACCTACGCTTTATACATTAAATTTCTTTACAAACACGTTAGGCACTTATCTACAAACATTACCAAGTATGAGCTTTCGCATCAGCCCTCTTTCAGCAGAAGACAGGGAGTGGATCAATGGCTGGACAATTTTTTATTGGGCATGGTGGATTGCCTGGTCACCGTTTGTTGGCTCTTTTATTGCTCGTGTTTCCAAAGGGCGTACACTTCGGGAATTTGTTCTCGGGGTATTACTTGTCCCTTCAATCGTTGGATTCATGTGGTTCTCTGTTTTTGGGGGCTCCGCCATCTTTTTAGAAGGCAATGGGATTGCAACTATATCAGAACTCGCTACAGAGGAAGTACTCTTTGGAGTTTTTGCTGAATTTCCACTCGGCACATTAATGTCGATCATTGCGATCCTTTTGATCTCAACTTTTTTTATTACGTCTGCCGATTCTGGAACATTTATTTTAGGGATGCAAACAACCAACGGATCCTTAACACCGCCACGTGTTGTAAAACTAACTTGGGGTGTGATGCTTTCAGCTACAGCATCCATCCTTCTTTATTCCGGAGGTCTACAAGCCCTTCAAAATGCATTAATTATTGCTGCGCTGCCATTTTCGGTCATTATGTTGTTAATGACATTCTCTTTGATCAAAGCTTTGCGGCAAGAAGAGAAAAAGCCGAGGAAGAGGAAAAGAAACCTTCAATCTTAG
- the yhbH gene encoding sporulation protein YhbH, whose translation MKNYVGKNYVVSQDNWSLHRKGYQDQQRHQEKVQEAINKNLPDLVSEENIVMSNGRDVIKIPIRSLDEYKIRYNYDKNKHVGQGDGDSEVGDVVARDGNPQQGAGQGEGAGNQPGEDYYEAEVAISELEELLFKELELPNLQQKEEDNIVIEDIDFNDVRKKGLMGNIDKRRTIIQAIKRNAMDGKKSIMPIYNDDLRFKTWNEKVKPESKAVVLAMMDTSGSMGRWEKYMARSFFFWMTRFLRTKYETVDIEFIAHHTEAKVVTEEDFFMKGESGGTICSSAYRKALELVDGKYSPERYNIYPFHFSDGDNLTSDNQRCLRLVKELMDQSSLFGYGEVNQYNRPSTLMSSYKNIRDERFRHYILREKSDVYQSLKWFFRKEEEGAIH comes from the coding sequence ATGAAAAATTACGTTGGCAAAAATTATGTTGTCTCTCAGGATAATTGGTCCCTCCACCGTAAGGGATATCAAGACCAGCAACGTCACCAGGAAAAGGTACAGGAAGCGATCAATAAAAATTTGCCCGATTTGGTGAGTGAAGAAAACATTGTCATGTCCAATGGCCGTGATGTGATAAAAATTCCAATACGATCTTTAGATGAATATAAAATCCGCTATAACTATGATAAAAACAAACATGTGGGTCAAGGAGACGGAGACAGTGAAGTTGGTGACGTGGTAGCCAGAGACGGTAATCCTCAGCAAGGTGCAGGTCAAGGTGAAGGGGCTGGTAATCAACCTGGGGAAGATTATTATGAAGCAGAAGTAGCGATTTCTGAGCTTGAAGAGTTGCTGTTCAAGGAATTAGAGCTTCCGAATTTACAGCAAAAAGAAGAAGACAATATAGTCATTGAGGATATCGATTTTAATGATGTACGTAAAAAAGGTCTTATGGGAAATATTGATAAGCGTCGTACAATCATTCAAGCAATTAAACGAAATGCTATGGATGGCAAAAAAAGCATTATGCCGATTTACAATGATGATCTTAGATTTAAAACCTGGAATGAAAAAGTAAAGCCAGAATCAAAAGCTGTCGTACTTGCGATGATGGACACGAGTGGAAGTATGGGACGCTGGGAAAAGTACATGGCGCGCAGCTTCTTCTTTTGGATGACCCGTTTCTTACGCACAAAATATGAAACCGTCGACATTGAATTCATTGCCCATCATACAGAAGCAAAAGTCGTAACTGAAGAAGATTTCTTCATGAAAGGTGAAAGCGGCGGAACGATCTGTTCTTCAGCCTACAGAAAAGCATTAGAATTGGTTGACGGAAAATATTCACCTGAACGCTATAATATTTACCCTTTCCACTTCTCTGACGGTGACAATTTGACGTCTGATAATCAACGATGTTTAAGGTTGGTAAAAGAGTTAATGGATCAATCAAGCTTGTTTGGTTACGGGGAGGTCAATCAGTATAACCGGCCGTCAACATTAATGAGCTCCTACAAAAACATTCGCGATGAACGATTTAGACACTATATCTTGCGTGAAAAAAGTGACGTGTATCAATCATTGAAGTGGTTCTTTAGAAAAGAGGAAGAAGGTGCTATCCATTAA
- a CDS encoding DUF2188 domain-containing protein, translated as MAGPFFRKSLTDSGQLRRGLEKDVQHKAIEIANSLLEDGYEEGRAIPIAIAQAKKVRPKSNVTYQVAPVDGDNQWEVRKEGADRATNVFNKKQEALDRANELIDSQNAKVMIHRQDGTMQETKKANN; from the coding sequence TTGGCTGGTCCGTTTTTCCGCAAGAGTCTCACAGATTCCGGCCAACTGCGTAGGGGGCTGGAAAAGGATGTTCAGCATAAAGCTATCGAGATTGCCAATTCTTTACTTGAAGACGGTTACGAAGAGGGACGAGCAATCCCAATAGCCATTGCGCAGGCGAAAAAGGTACGGCCAAAAAGTAATGTTACGTACCAAGTAGCCCCAGTGGATGGTGATAATCAGTGGGAAGTGAGAAAAGAGGGGGCGGACCGGGCGACAAACGTGTTTAATAAAAAACAAGAAGCACTCGACCGTGCGAATGAACTGATCGATTCACAAAATGCAAAGGTGATGATTCATCGTCAAGACGGAACAATGCAGGAAACAAAAAAAGCAAATAATTAG
- a CDS encoding phosphate/phosphite/phosphonate ABC transporter substrate-binding protein — MLSVTLGLGLAVAMTACGSNADGGDEEIEKLTMGFIPSQDADELADTAQPLADQLSEELGIEVEAELMMDFVGLIEAMRTQQVDIGFLNPFGFVQAEDRADAEVILKSERDGETSYLAQYSVPADSDIESIDDLVEQEGLVWAYADDLSTSGYLFPASQLRNMGVENLDNHFNRFTVGGHDNAMIALLDGQADFATTFEDGRDSVADEFPDVYDDIRVIGYTDPIPNDTISVRSDLPEEMKEDIKQAFLNFNDDEEMLEVLYDIYTWTGIAEATSEEYDIVRDVFEEFEDELTEE; from the coding sequence ATGCTTTCGGTTACTTTAGGTTTGGGTTTAGCGGTTGCAATGACTGCATGTGGCAGTAACGCTGATGGTGGAGATGAAGAGATTGAAAAATTAACAATGGGTTTCATTCCTTCACAAGATGCAGATGAACTTGCAGATACGGCACAACCTCTTGCAGATCAATTATCAGAAGAACTGGGCATTGAAGTTGAAGCCGAGCTAATGATGGATTTTGTTGGGTTAATTGAGGCAATGAGAACACAACAGGTTGATATTGGTTTCTTAAATCCATTTGGATTTGTACAAGCAGAGGACCGAGCAGATGCGGAAGTTATTTTGAAGTCAGAACGAGACGGTGAAACATCATATCTTGCACAATATAGTGTGCCAGCTGACTCCGATATTGAAAGCATTGATGATTTAGTTGAACAAGAAGGACTTGTTTGGGCGTATGCCGATGACTTGTCTACTTCAGGGTATTTATTCCCTGCATCTCAATTGAGAAATATGGGTGTAGAAAATCTTGATAACCACTTCAATCGTTTCACTGTAGGTGGACATGACAATGCAATGATTGCTTTATTAGATGGACAAGCTGATTTTGCAACAACCTTTGAAGATGGGCGTGACAGCGTAGCAGACGAGTTCCCAGATGTTTATGATGATATTAGAGTTATTGGATATACAGATCCGATTCCAAATGACACAATCTCAGTGCGTAGTGATTTACCAGAAGAGATGAAAGAAGATATCAAACAAGCTTTCTTAAATTTTAACGATGACGAAGAAATGTTAGAAGTACTATATGATATTTATACTTGGACTGGTATTGCGGAAGCAACATCTGAAGAATATGACATTGTACGTGACGTCTTTGAAGAATTTGAAGATGAATTGACTGAAGAATAG